The following coding sequences lie in one Polynucleobacter necessarius genomic window:
- a CDS encoding Hsp33 family molecular chaperone HslO: protein MRATVKLSVDPSEISPDAILADLLDVSQSGRLVITLDPADREPGQAPYQGIVALQDHQGAVVKPVSSAAEAIALYSEQLDTRIWLASSDTHVGGLLLQRLPNQMGMPI, encoded by the coding sequence ATGCGGGCTACGGTCAAACTTTCAGTTGACCCTTCAGAAATTAGCCCTGACGCGATACTTGCGGATCTGCTTGATGTTTCTCAAAGCGGTAGGTTGGTCATCACCCTTGATCCCGCTGATAGGGAGCCTGGTCAAGCCCCGTATCAAGGCATAGTGGCACTGCAAGATCATCAAGGTGCTGTGGTGAAGCCTGTGAGCAGTGCAGCAGAAGCAATTGCTCTATATTCAGAGCAGTTAGATACACGTATTTGGTTAGCTTCGAGCGATACACATGTTGGGGGCTTATTACTACAACGGCTACCAAATCAGATGGGCATGCCCATCTAG
- a CDS encoding Hsp33 family molecular chaperone HslO yields MKAPFLEESNGVRSFPAHPICFSCRCSRNKVADTLRMLGEEEVQSILAEQGAVETVCDFCAKPYRFDAVDCVQVFKTNLLSDATRPPSSGH; encoded by the coding sequence ATTAAGGCGCCTTTTTTAGAAGAGTCTAATGGTGTTCGAAGCTTTCCTGCCCACCCTATTTGCTTCTCCTGTCGTTGCTCACGCAATAAGGTAGCGGATACTTTGCGTATGCTGGGTGAAGAAGAAGTGCAAAGTATCCTTGCTGAACAAGGAGCAGTCGAAACTGTTTGTGATTTTTGTGCAAAACCTTATCGATTTGATGCAGTTGATTGCGTACAAGTGTTTAAAACAAATCTATTAAGCGATGCTACCCGTCCACCATCAAGCGGACATTAA
- the ftsB gene encoding cell division protein FtsB: protein MRIVIYSMLVLLIAIQYPLWLGKSGWLKVYEMERQVELRKAKNSLLALRNAKLSGDVKDLKDGTRAIEERARVEHGLIKDGEYFVQILPIDKTSDSQATKQ from the coding sequence ATGCGAATCGTCATCTACTCTATGCTGGTATTGCTAATTGCAATCCAGTACCCACTTTGGTTGGGTAAGAGTGGATGGCTGAAGGTTTATGAGATGGAGCGCCAGGTAGAACTTCGGAAGGCAAAGAATAGCCTCTTGGCACTGCGTAATGCAAAATTATCTGGCGACGTTAAAGACCTGAAGGATGGTACCCGCGCTATCGAAGAACGGGCACGCGTAGAACATGGCTTAATCAAGGATGGTGAATATTTTGTCCAAATTTTGCCTATAGATAAAACGTCAGACTCCCAAGCTACTAAACAGTAA